The nucleotide sequence CGACCCTCAGGTGGCCTCCGATCAGTGAGCTGCTCTTCGGcactttgctgctgctgctgctgctgcttcagcTCTTGGCGCTCTTGGCGGATGAAGCGATTCTGGTGGACAGGTCCGATGGCCTCCAGAAGGACAACAGGCTCCTCAGGTTCAGGAGGTGCTGCATCTGGAGCCTCATTCCCAGGACCTGGTTCCCCCACTGGCACTCCTAGCTTGGCACGGCGTCTCTCCAATAGCCCCCGTTTCCAGGCTGGCATCTGGGCCAGTCGATCCTTCTCAGCCTGCTCCCGGCCTCGAACGGCAGCCTCCTCTTGTCTTCGCCTGGCTAGTAGTTGTAGCTTCCAATCTGGGACAGTAGCCATGGTCCCAGTGGGGCAAGAGAActggaggggaggagatggagcaGTGAGGGAGTGTTGtcaaggggaagaaagaagcGGGAGAGCTGGAGAACGACAGTACCGgtggggcagagagggagaggaaacgTGGTGTAGAGTTTGTGTGGGAATAGaagcaagaagaaaggaagagataacccctggggaggagggaaagatggggagcctaggaaaggggagaaaactgctagggaagaatggaaagaaagggagagattggaggAAAGACTGAGGAACTGAACATAAGAAatgtagggggagggaagagactgagatatagtggaggggaagactGCTGGGAGGAAGCGAGAAAAAACCCAAGAGAGAATATTGGGGTATGGTGGAGGGTGACAGAATATTtcagatgagagaagagaaaaaagaagacagcTTGGAGAAGAACCAGGGGAAGGAACCAAGTGGGGTGGCTAAAGGGGGAGGTAGGGAGGTTAGGGGAACTCCTGGCGTGTGGGGTGAAAAGGCAAAGCCatggtgttgggggagggggaatggataCGGAAAAGGGGAGAGGTAAGGGTGTACCAAAGGGGTAGGGAAAAGGGTAGGAAGGGgataaggagagaggggaggagggaactgTGTAGCAGACCTGCCAGTCACAGCGTGGCCCCTAGCGGACTCTTGCTTCCCCTCCAACCTCTCACCAGCCACGCCCCTCCTGTCCcggaccacccccaccccccggccCACGCACCCCGCCTCTTGGGGCGGGTCTGGGAAAAGACAGCACCCGGGGACTTTCGGAAACCGGGAGTCCAGGCACCcaaccccttctcagaacccagatgtccactcctccccctctcctataATCCTCATGCCAGTCCTGGGACCCAGATGTCCAGCTCCGCTCTCCAGCCCTCTTCCCCTCAGTCAGGGACCTAGGcgtcctccccacccctcaccctcaGATCCCGCTGTCGCTCTAACCCTGGAACCGAGATGTTGCGGTCCCTAGTCACTCTGGCACCCTACTCCTACGGCCAGTCGCTACACAAAGAAAATCGCCCAGTCTGAGGAAGGAGTGGAGGGAGAAAGGGTGGAGGCCGGAGGTGATGAGGCAGGGGACACCTTTACTCTAAGTCTGaaccccccctccctcccaactcaCGTACGGCGGGGTCCctcggggggagggagggggtgcgAGGTCGAGAAAGCgtctggagaggggaagaaggaagaggaagagggagcgAGGGAGagttggagatgggagggagaagggaggaaggagggaacgagggaggaggagagacagaccCAAACCAAGGGGGGCCGGGCTGGGGGCGGCGACCGCTTTGTCTGAGGacaatggggagagagaagggggcgaGAGGCGGAACTCCCTGCAAGGGGCGGGGCCTCCCTCTCCCAGGACCCCTAGCTAGCTATTCTTTGGGAAGCGCTCTCGACGCGCAGCCCCTAGCTCACCGCTCTCATTCTTCTCTGGGACCCAAGAATCCCGGTCCTCAGCCTCCAGCTGCCTCGCCCTCCTTCGGCCGTTCTGCCCGGCGGGACCCAGGTGTCCTTTCCACCCAACTTGTCCAGTgattctccacccccaccccaatctttccgccctcctctttccccctcccaaagCCCCGGTCCTGGGCGGTGGCCCGTGACTCAGGCCCCTGGGGGGACCCAGGGAGGAAGCTGCAGCTGCTGAGAGCCGTCCTGCCCAGCCCgtctcctgcccctcctcccttcccagctcTCGGAGCTGAATCGTTGTAGGGTCGCTGGTCTTTAAGGCCGGGCTGGGAGTGGCGGTTCAAAGTGATTGGGGGATGGAGCGGATCTGGGATCCGAGTCGGCGGGATCGGTGGAGATTGCTTCGTGGATGCTTGGCTTTGATTTGGTTAGGGACTGGGCAGCAGTCCACCCGGCTCTGGGATAGTCCAGGTGTTGGCAGGCCGGACCGCTAGTGGCAAAGGAACTATGTCCCGTTCCTGAAGCTTGGAGGTTGAGGTATCCTCAAGAAGGTAGAGGGCGGGACCTTGGGGGATGGCTACAGCATAGTGGCCGCTGGAGTTGCTGCAAGCATTTGCTTTCTTTTCACCCTTCGTCCCCACCACCTACTCGGTAGCTGCTGAGACAGTTGGTCTTCGGCCTACCACTctactctcccccctccctattccAGTTCTGCCTTCCATTCTTTAAGGACCCAGAACCAACTAACAGTCCAAATCAGAGATAAATACTTGTGGGCGTAAGGGGCGTATGAAGAAAAGACATGGTATTTGGATTTATTTGCCAGCTTCTTACATGTTCTCTGGGAAACATGAAGGCactggggtggggagtgaagatGTTCCTGCCCCATCCTCCCAACATCTGCTCTGAGGACATAGGGCCTAAGTGGTGAGGAAGAAATCCTAAAAAGAACCTCAAGGATACTAAGGGAGGGCCTGgaggaatgggagagagggagctAAGGAAAGGTACTTCCATCTGGAGGCTGAGAAACACCTCAGTTCCAGTCTAACTCTGGGGTGGGtaaagatataaatgaaaaggAGAGGTCCCTGAGAATGGGTTTGGGGATCAGTGGTAGTGGACTGATCAGGGCCAACCTCTTTCCCCTGGGATTTGGAGAGGAAAACAGGCGGAAAGAGGCCTACCTATCATTGGGGGATGGGCACAAAATCCTCACTCCTCCCCAAGTCTCATCTCTCTTTCTAGATTGAATTGAGGGATCCTTAGGTAGGGGAGTGGGATCCTGGATTAAGAGATACTAAATCTGGAATCTGAGTGTGGGCTCCAAGTCAGAGAGCTAGCTCCATACCATATCCAGAGAACCGTGCCTGAAGTCCAcagggagagaaatttggagtCTAGGAGGTAGAGCTGGGAATTCAGGAGAGATAgagttttggggtgggggaggcatcTAAGGACCCAGAAGCATGCAGCCTCAAGTTTCAAGGGGTGGCCTCTCAAGTTAGAGTAGGGGTGGAAACCTCAAATTCAGGAGTGGaacctggaatccagaagacagATTATCTAGGATAGCTCTTGGATTTTGGGGAACAGAACTTTGAAtggggagtaggggtgggggacAATCAGGGCTTTAGAGCCTAGGGACAACAGTTTCATCCTAAGGGCTAGATTTCACTCAGCATCTACATCATTAGGCCCAGCAAGTAACTGAAGCTTTCTTTGAAGCTGGGCACGGAGGTAGCGCAAATCTTGCTGGTCTAGCCCATGTGCCAGGCCCAGGTAGAGGGTGAGCAGTGCAGCCAAGAGGATTCTGTCAAGGCCCAGTCGGGGCACAGCCCATAGCACTGTCAGGAGCTCCACACACACAGGATGTCTCAAGTGCTCAAAGAGTCTCAGTGCCCTAGGGGACTTCAGAGCCAATGGCTCCCCTAGCCCCAGCACATGGTAATATACCTATGGGATAGAAAGACATTAGAGATCAGAAATTGAGTCACCATATTCTTTTGCCTCTAATTCTACTCCCTCCCTTAATTCCTTATGAAAAGCTGATTCTGTTCATCTTCCAAGGTTGTCTCTTCCATATCTCCAAGGATATAAGTCTAATCCTCCTCCAATTCTTGGGACTAAGGTCTCCTCTCTGATCCTAATTCTTGGCTCTTGACTCTGCTACAAATTTATGGGAGCCACCATCATTTCTGGACTTTGGGGGAGGGGTTTAGTATCATGGCCCCAttaggggagggaaaagaaaggtaaCTGGTAGACTAAGGTTAGGGTGGAGCAAAAACCCAGTGAGGATTGGTTAGGGCACGGGGAGATCGAAGGTGATTCAAGTCTTGGAAGAAGTAAGGAATGAAGTCCAAAGGCTGGAGGCCCAGGGACTGGAAATATTACCTGTTTGAGGCCCATGAGCTCAGGATAGTCAAAAACTAAGAGGATACTAAAAATGAGAAGCCAAGCTATGATGTGCATCACGAAGCAGAGAAGGGGTACCCAGGTTACCCAGGGCTCTGATTGTGCTTCCCAGAGGACTGGGCCCTCTGGCACTGGCTCCCAA is from Trichosurus vulpecula isolate mTriVul1 chromosome 7, mTriVul1.pri, whole genome shotgun sequence and encodes:
- the NRM gene encoding nurim, whose product is MAPALLLVPAALASFVLAFGTGVEFVCFTSLHPLLGGSPKLRPDSRQEWLTALQDPGILAALAQDLGLVLLFMGQHSLMAAEPVKTWMTQHFGVLQRSLYVACTALALQVVMRYWEPVPEGPVLWEAQSEPWVTWVPLLCFVMHIIAWLLIFSILLVFDYPELMGLKQVYYHVLGLGEPLALKSPRALRLFEHLRHPVCVELLTVLWAVPRLGLDRILLAALLTLYLGLAHGLDQQDLRYLRAQLQRKLQLLAGPNDVDAE